One Mycobacterium paraseoulense genomic window, CCCAGCAGGCGAGACATCAGGTCGTACGCGGGCAGCAGCGCGTCGTGGCCGGCGGCGGGCAGGTAATCATGTGGATGATGTTTCGTCACGTCATCCATGGTGAACCGCTGACCAGTCCGAGAATTGGGTGATCATCGGTGAAACCTAGATTATTTTTGGTACCTATGACGCGACCGACTCGGATGGTCAGGCAGCGCGCGGGCGTGCCGATCTACGAATACCGAAGCGACCCGGATACGCCCCCGGTCACGGTGGTGCGCTCGGGCCCCGAGGATTTCGTCGAACGGGGCCGCCACATCCACGACTTTCCGGCGCTGTGGTACCTGCCGCAGGCCGGTCTGGTCCACGTGGCGGCCGCGGGCCAGGTGCTCGACCCGAGATGGCTGGAGCATCGCGACGCCGGCGTTGCGGTTTTCTTCGACCCCGCCGCGCTCGGTGAGGACGGGCGATCGCCGTGGCCTGCGTGGCGGGCCCACCCGCTGCTGTTCCCGTTCCTGCACGGGCACGCCGGCGGGATCCTGCGCCTACAGGTGCCCGACGAACGACGGCCGGCGTGGGGCGCCGCGATCGCTTCCATCGAAGCGGAACTGCGCGAGCGGCAGGACGGCTATCGGCAGGCGGCCCTGGCGCATCTCACGCTGTTGCTGATCGATCTCGCGCGGCTGGCGGGCCCGGTGGTGGCCGAGCTACGCCGCAGTGGGGAACCGCTGCTGGCCGGGGTCTTCGAGGTGATCGACCGGCGTCACCGCGAACCGTTGTCGCTGCGCGACGTGGCCGCCGAACTCGGCATCACGCCAGG contains:
- a CDS encoding helix-turn-helix transcriptional regulator; translation: MTRPTRMVRQRAGVPIYEYRSDPDTPPVTVVRSGPEDFVERGRHIHDFPALWYLPQAGLVHVAAAGQVLDPRWLEHRDAGVAVFFDPAALGEDGRSPWPAWRAHPLLFPFLHGHAGGILRLQVPDERRPAWGAAIASIEAELRERQDGYRQAALAHLTLLLIDLARLAGPVVAELRRSGEPLLAGVFEVIDRRHREPLSLRDVAAELGITPGHLTTVVRRRTGRTVGEWITDRRMAAARALLAETDLPVAEVARRVGMSDPGYFSRLFGRAHGASPREWRGRRMVLR